From the genome of Solidesulfovibrio carbinolicus, one region includes:
- a CDS encoding CBS domain-containing protein has product MLTAKDVMTANVVTINEDTDITAAATLLFEKGYNGVPVVNAAGKLTGILCQADLVAQQKKLSLPSVFSLLDGFIPLGSMKDLDREVEKMSALTAFHAMTAKPVTVTPETPIDEVATLMTEKGYHTIPVLSGDAIVGIIGMRDILGTLLKK; this is encoded by the coding sequence ATGCTCACAGCCAAGGACGTGATGACCGCAAACGTCGTCACCATCAACGAAGACACGGACATCACCGCCGCCGCCACGCTGTTATTTGAAAAGGGCTACAACGGCGTGCCCGTGGTCAACGCCGCCGGCAAACTGACCGGCATTCTCTGCCAGGCCGATCTGGTGGCCCAGCAGAAAAAGCTGTCCCTGCCCTCGGTGTTTTCCCTGCTCGACGGTTTCATTCCCCTGGGTTCCATGAAGGACCTGGACCGGGAAGTGGAAAAAATGTCGGCCCTGACCGCGTTTCACGCCATGACCGCCAAGCCGGTCACCGTGACCCCGGAAACGCCCATCGACGAAGTGGCCACGCTCATGACCGAAAAGGGCTACCACACCATTCCGGTTCTCTCCGGCGACGCCATCGTCGGCATCATCGGCATGCGCGACATCCTGGGCACGCTGCTCAAGAAGTAG
- the tsaE gene encoding tRNA (adenosine(37)-N6)-threonylcarbamoyltransferase complex ATPase subunit type 1 TsaE: MDPSQPARLRLPDEAATLELGHALAAILAAPATRVALLLRGDLGSGKTTLVRGLAGALPGGDEAEVASPSFNIVNIYPTRPEVFHVDLYRIPGGDPCVEEHLEAAMENQAVAVVEWAQHLPRALTPPDRLECDWLPVPTGRLCELTAHGRRGAAALTALIAACPNLLDR; the protein is encoded by the coding sequence ATGGACCCCAGCCAACCAGCGCGCCTGCGGCTGCCGGACGAGGCGGCCACCTTGGAGCTCGGCCACGCCCTGGCCGCGATCCTGGCCGCCCCGGCCACCCGGGTCGCCCTGCTCTTGCGCGGCGACCTCGGATCAGGCAAAACCACCCTGGTCCGGGGGCTGGCCGGCGCGTTGCCCGGCGGCGACGAGGCCGAGGTGGCCAGTCCGAGTTTCAATATCGTCAATATCTACCCGACCCGGCCCGAGGTGTTCCACGTCGATCTCTACCGGATTCCCGGCGGCGATCCCTGCGTGGAGGAACACCTGGAAGCGGCTATGGAAAACCAAGCCGTGGCGGTCGTGGAATGGGCGCAGCATCTGCCCCGGGCGCTTACGCCGCCGGATCGCCTGGAATGCGACTGGCTGCCGGTCCCGACGGGGAGGCTGTGCGAGCTGACTGCCCACGGGCGGCGAGGCGCGGCGGCCTTGACCGCCTTGATCGCGGCCTGTCCGAACCTGCTTGACCGCTAG
- a CDS encoding NAD(P)H-hydrate dehydratase: protein MPQDASPFDPLPTPEEIAGWDQASVAECGMSFLTLMENASREAYHALVGEVGEVAGKRVLLLAGPGNNGGDAVALARHLHNRSADVTLALARPRGRYTGAAGYNVRLAARLGLPMIPLAKADLSGAGAPDVIVDGLLGTGFRGALRPDMAAVVEAVNRLAGRSYIFALDIPSGLDGLHGRPSPVAVRADATVTFEAAKTGLAAAPAAPFVGKLLVRDIGIPTLIKERHPCRAGRIAPRVMGLIGPADPLLHKGSAGRVVVVGGSRGLTGAPLLAGLTALRAGSGLVSVACPGAVEIALKAGYPDVMTMPMGTGGHFTAAEAQAVREFAAGAGALALGPGLGRHPDTAGFLANLLPLPCPVVLDADALHFLADDRELAAKVGENAVMTPHPGEAARLLGKDIPGVEADRMASARELAARYGCVAVLKGPATVVATPEGYVAVSPVIAPNLAVGGSGDVLSGLLASLLARHLSPLLAASLAVYWHGRAGEALADAYPARGNLASEIADMLPRAATE, encoded by the coding sequence ATGCCCCAAGACGCCAGTCCCTTTGATCCCTTGCCGACCCCTGAGGAAATCGCCGGCTGGGATCAGGCCAGCGTGGCCGAGTGCGGCATGTCGTTTCTCACGCTCATGGAAAACGCCAGCCGCGAGGCGTATCATGCCCTGGTCGGCGAGGTGGGCGAGGTGGCCGGCAAGCGGGTGCTTTTGCTGGCCGGCCCGGGCAACAACGGCGGCGACGCCGTGGCCCTGGCCCGCCATCTGCACAACCGGAGCGCGGACGTGACCCTGGCCCTGGCCCGGCCTCGGGGACGCTACACGGGCGCGGCCGGCTACAACGTCCGGCTGGCGGCCCGGCTGGGCCTGCCCATGATTCCCCTGGCCAAGGCCGATCTGTCCGGGGCCGGCGCGCCCGACGTCATCGTGGACGGGCTGCTCGGCACGGGTTTTCGCGGCGCGTTGCGCCCGGACATGGCGGCCGTGGTCGAGGCCGTCAACCGGCTGGCCGGGCGGTCGTATATTTTCGCTCTCGACATTCCTTCGGGCCTGGACGGCCTGCATGGCCGCCCTTCGCCTGTGGCCGTGCGGGCCGACGCCACGGTCACCTTCGAGGCGGCCAAGACCGGGCTGGCCGCCGCCCCGGCCGCGCCCTTTGTGGGCAAGCTGCTGGTGCGCGACATCGGCATCCCAACCCTTATCAAGGAGCGCCATCCCTGCCGGGCCGGGCGCATCGCCCCGCGCGTCATGGGGCTTATCGGCCCGGCCGATCCGCTGCTGCACAAGGGCAGCGCCGGCCGGGTGGTGGTGGTCGGCGGCAGCCGGGGGTTGACCGGCGCGCCGCTTCTGGCCGGCTTGACGGCGCTTCGGGCCGGCTCGGGGCTGGTCAGCGTGGCCTGTCCCGGCGCGGTGGAAATCGCGCTCAAGGCCGGTTATCCCGACGTCATGACCATGCCCATGGGCACGGGCGGCCATTTCACCGCTGCCGAGGCCCAGGCCGTGCGCGAGTTTGCCGCCGGAGCCGGCGCCCTCGCCCTGGGGCCGGGCCTGGGCCGCCATCCGGACACGGCCGGTTTTCTTGCCAATCTGCTGCCGCTGCCCTGCCCCGTGGTCCTGGACGCCGACGCCCTGCATTTCCTGGCCGATGACCGCGAACTGGCGGCCAAGGTGGGGGAAAACGCCGTCATGACGCCCCATCCCGGCGAGGCGGCTCGGCTGCTCGGCAAGGACATCCCCGGCGTGGAGGCCGACCGGATGGCCTCGGCCCGGGAACTGGCCGCGCGCTACGGCTGCGTGGCCGTGCTCAAGGGGCCGGCCACGGTGGTGGCCACACCCGAAGGCTATGTGGCCGTCAGCCCCGTCATCGCGCCGAATCTGGCCGTGGGCGGCTCGGGCGACGTGCTCTCGGGACTGCTGGCCAGCCTGCTGGCGCGCCATCTTTCCCCCTTGCTCGCCGCAAGCCTTGCGGTGTATTGGCATGGTCGCGCCGGCGAAGCCCTCGCCGACGCCTATCCCGCACGGGGCAATCTGGCCTCGGAAATCGCCGACATGCTGCCCCGGGCCGCAACGGAGTAA